The Anguilla rostrata isolate EN2019 chromosome 1, ASM1855537v3, whole genome shotgun sequence nucleotide sequence ttatattgtaattgCACTGATTACATCAGACAGGggcaagacagagagacagaacaaaCAGTTGGAGCCAAAACTAAAGAgattaatgaaacaaaatatatttacaccATATATTTTCACACTTTTGACATAGCAGAGTATTATCAACATTAatgttatgatttttttgttgttagttttatttttacgtAGTCCATATAATTGCAAGCATAAGCTACTGTGTcccattgtatttgttttgggcTTTAAAACCATCAAACAAGGCAACACCTTCAGCAATTAAATAACCACgctgctttttaaataattgtacaATGTATATTGTGATATAACATGTTAGTTTTCATATCATTGTGAGTTCTTAATAATAGAAGTTTAAgcttaaataataaacataaaaaataattgataatTTGTTTTCCCCAAAGTGCCTatacaaaaaatagaaatacagaAAGTGCTTTCTTCATAGATAACTAATATTGACCTGCTTGCATATTCTACTGATAATTTGGCAGTGgatttgtaaattatttatgttcTCTGTTACTaatcaaacaaatgcatgtacatAGCTGTGTATGAATTAGTGATACAAGCAACTTTCATACTGTGTATTATAAAGCTCTCAAATCTAGTAGCAGGTATAAGTGCGTAACTGAACATAAAAAAGATCAAATAATTGAGAACATTATGCTATAAATGTAAGATGGCTGTACACTAACAACTTAGTTCACCTCACACTCATTTCTTTTCGGTGGAGGTATCAAACCCATGTTTTTCAATCTTATGAGTGCTGACAGTCACTGTAGATGTTTCTGCATCTTCAAAAAACTTCATTTTTTCAGAATGCATCGTGTCTCTGAGTTTTTTTATGGCAAAGGCTGTGTCTTCCAAGATGGGTTCCCCAGAGCTTGCGCCAACAATCTGCCTAACTCTCTGGGTTATGATGACGGCTTCTTTGTCGTCACCTGATTTCTCTTTCACCATGTGCTTCTCCACCAATATGTTCTCTTCAGAGGATTCACCAGGCCATTCTCCAGATCCCTCAACAGTCCAAGATGCAGATCCTACTTTTACTGTCATCTTCTGCAGGGACAAAGCTTGAACTGAGTGAGTTTCATATTTTGTGATTACCTTAGCATGTTCACTGCTTGGAGTCGCTTGTATGTTTGATGTTACGACATGTATGTCTCCTTCTGTCTCCTGTGTTTTCTCATCAGGAGATGTCAGAGTGGCCTCAGATGAGACAGGAATAGTGACCGTGTCAACCTGTTCAGGTAAGTGAGGTTCCAAAAGAATAAGCTCAGTCCGCGCTGTAGAGGTAATGATGTCAGTGGGCACTTTAACCTCACTGACACCCACAATAGCAGTAGGTTCTGAGATCTTCACTTTAACTTTTGTTGGGGACACAACCAAAGGGCCAGGTTGTTCACTTGTCACCGTGGAACTGATATCAGCAAAGGCATCTGATGATCTCACAGAGGTCAAACTAACATCCCCTTCCTCAATGTCACCTTCCATATTCTTGTCAGTGCCCTCGGTTGGTTGACTTGTACCTTTCTCTGGAACTTTGATGGTTTTAGAAGGCGAGGTAATTCCGAACTTGGGAAATTTAAACCAGCTGCCTTTGTCAGTATTTGCTTCTTTTTCATTCAtatcttccttttctttttcttcttgagGCTCTAGtgacttttccttttcttcaacATTCATGTTGATGCTTTCAGTCTTATCACCTTGCTCTGAAGACTCAGTGAATCCTAGCCTGGGAAATCGAAACTTAAACTTTGACTGTTCTTTGGCCTCTGCTTCTTTGGTTATAGTGGGAGCCTGAACAGACACTTCAGCACCATGAGAGGTACTAAGCTGAGTCTGACTTGGATCTGTATGGCTTTGATATTTGATGGTAGAATCTTTTTCGGCACTTGTGTGAGTGCTCTGTTCTATTTCTCCAGAATGAGCAACATCTTCCCTTGGAGATACCAGAGTCTCTTCCACTTCCTCTAATGTGGGGACATGGAATTCTAGATCAAAGCCCCTGAATACATTTGACAAACTAAATTTGGATGATTTTGTTTGTCCCTCAGCATCTCCAGTCTTTTTATCTGTTTCAGTGATATTAGAGGTTCCATCATCAATTGATTCCtgtatttcttttgttgttccTTCAAAAGGGACTTCGGGAGTTTTAAGGCCAGTATCTATAtctgtgtcttttgtttttacctttgcTGAAGAAAATCCAAATTTAGGCATTTTGAAAGTTGGGAGTTTGAATTTACTTGGTGAGCCTCTGATATCTACTTCAGGCTTAGGAGGCTCAGGATCAGAAATGTCAACTTTGGCTTCAAGTGCTGTACCTGTGGCTTCCAACTCCGACACATCAGTTTTTCCTGCAGTTCGCACAGCAGACATTTCATCCTCTGGCTTGCTTTCAGATCCCTGTCCTTTAGGAAGTGACATATCAATGCTAGTCATCTTCAATTTTGGCAACTTTCCTGTACCTTCAGACTTTTCAATCTCAATGCTTAGGACATCAGTTTCTAAAACAGGAGCTCCAACATCCACCTCTGCTTTCACTAGTGGAGCCTTTATCTCAGGTACTGTGATGTCAGCACTTACTTCTTGGGCTTCAACTTTACTCTTTGGAGCTACAACACTAAATGTAGGGAACTTAAATGTGGGAAGTTTAAATTTTGTTGGAGAGCCAATAATGTccatatttttatcttttaattcaGTTTGAGTATCAGGAGCCTTAATATTGACCTCTGGCCCTTTCACCTCCACACTTCCTTCTGTTAGGGAGATGTCTCCCTTTGGGAGATTGACATCAATTTCAGGGGCCTTAATATCTGGTTTAGAAAATCCAAACTTTGGGAAAGATATCCTTGGCTTCTTCAATTTCAAGTCAACTTCTTTAGATTCCACCTCTGGTACATCTACTCTCCCTTCTATTGATGGTCCCTCTAATTCAACACTGGGCAACTGGGCTTCAACCGTCACCCCTGGTGATGAGATGTCAACTTCTGCCTTTGATTCACTAATATCCACTCCAGGtccttttactttttgaaatgaaattcctAATTTGGGGAGCTTAAATCTACTTCCTTGTCCCTCAGGTTCAGCTGCTTTTATGTCCGAAACATCAATGCCTTGAATCTCCATTTCAGTTTTACCTTTTGTTTTATCCAGATCTACACTTGACTTTTCCATGTCAAAACCAGTTGCTCCTATATCGACCTTTAATTGCCCTGATGAAGTCTCAAATTCAGgcactgtgatgtcagtttTGGCATTAGATGGTTCTGCCAAGACCTTAGGACCTGAAACCCCAAATTTAGGGAACTTAATTGTGGGTAGTTTGAATTTTGTTGGTGAGCTAATAATGtccttgtttttatcttttatttctaTTTGAGTTTCTGGAGCTTTAATGTCCACCTCGGGCCCTTTAACCACCAAACTTTCTTCTGGCAGACTGACCTCAGGCTCAGGAGCCTGGACTTCTGGTTTTGAAAATCCAAACTTGGAAAAAGATATATTTGCTTTCTTTACTTTTGTATCAACTCCTTTGGAATCCACCTCTGGTATATCTACTGTTCCTTCCACTGATGGTCCCTCAACTTCAACACCAGGTAATTTGGCTTCTGCTGGTACCTCTGGTAGTGAGATATCAACTTCTGGCTTTGATACACTAATATCCACTGCTGGCCCCTTTGTTTTAGGGAATGAAATTCCAAATTTTGGTAGCTTGAATTTACTTCCTTGTCCTTCTAGCTCAGTGTCTTTAGCTTTCATGTCAATGTCTACCTCAGGACCTTCAACAGCAACACTGTAGTCTTTGATGTTTGCTGCAGGTGTCTCTCCTGACATAGTTAGCTCTGGTTCTGGATGTTTGCCACCCACTGAAGTTACACCTGCACTGATGTGTGGAACATTAATTTCAGTGTCCGGTTTTGTTATAGCAATATCAACTGATGGTAAATGTACATCTCCTGAAATTTTAGAACCTGTAGTTTCATGTCTGGAAAATCCAAAAGAAGGCATTTTAATATGAGGCATTTTGAATTTTCCTCGTTCTTCTACTCCTGCCTCGATACCTGGAATTTCAGCTTGTCCATCAATATGCATTCCTTTAAGTTCTAATTTTGGCTCTATAAGAACAGTGTCTGTTTCTGGCACAGATATATTAGATTCTGGTTTAGGAATTTCCTGGTTAATTTCTATTCCTTTAGTTTTTGGTAGTGAAAAACTGATATCTGGCATCTTCACTTTTGGCAATTCAAATTTGCCTTCTGGCTCTTCAATGTCCATGCCTTGTCCATCATGCTTAACATTTACTTTGCCTGACAATGCAGGTTCTGTAGATTCAGCAGTTACCTCtggaatttcagtttttactttTGAACCTGTCATGCCAAATTTGGGCATTTTAAAAGTGGGCAGTTTGAATTTGCTGGGAGATCCCCCAATGTGAGCATCAACATTAGCTTCCGTATCCTGTGTTTTAATGGCTACGTCTGATCCTTTAACATCTACTTTACACTCAGGTAGAGACATATCTACTTCTGGAAGGTTTATATCAATGTCGGGGGTCTTAATATAGTCTTTACCTTTTGGTAGGGAAACATCAATGTCTGGCATCTTTATTTTTGATGGTTCAAATTGACCTTTGGGTTTCTTCAGCTCTACACTTGACCCATCAATGTCAACACTGGGTGCTCCAATATCCACCTTTGCTTTCTCAGATGCCTCCATTTCAGGCaattttatgtctgttttaaTATCAGGGCTTTCTGTTGTGACCTTTGGAGCTGAAATCCCAAATTTAGGGAACTTAATTGTGGGCAGTTTGAATTTGGTGGGTGAGCCAACAATGTCcatgtttttatcttttatttcagTTGAAGTGTCTGCAGCTTTAATGTCTACTTCTGGTCCTTTTACCTCCATGCTTCCTTCTGCAAGGCAGATGTCTTGTTTTGGAAGACTGACGTCAATCTCGGGGGCCTTAATATCTGGTTTTGAGAATCCAAACTTTGGAAGAGATATCTTTGGTTTCTTCAGTTTCACATCAACTTCTTTAGAATCCAGCGCTGGCATATCTACGGTCGCTTCCACTGATGGTCCCTCAACTTCAACACCAGGTAATTTTGCTTCAGCTGTCACTTGTGGCAGTGAAATATCAACATCTGGCTTTGACACACTAACATCTACAGCAGGTCCCTTTgctttctgaaatgtaattcCAAATTTTGGCAGCTTGAATCTACTTCCTTGTCCTTCTAGCTCAATGCTTTTACCTTCCGTGCCAATGTCTACATCAGGAGCTTGTACATCCATACTGTAGTCTTTCATGTCTACTGCAGGTGGTTTTCCTGATACTGCTAGGTCTGCTTCTGGAAGTTTCACACCAGCTGTGGTTACATCTGCACTGATGTCTGAAACATTGATGTCAGCATCTGGTTTTGTTACAGCAATATCCACTGATGGTAAATTGAGATTTCCTGAAATTTTGGGAGCTGTAATTTCTGGTTTGGAAAATCCAAATGAAGGGAATTTAATATGAGGCATCTTGAATCTTCCTTGGTCACCTGCCCCTGCCTCAATATCTGGAATTTTAGCTTGTCCATCAAGCGATGATCCTTTAAGATCAACTTTAACTGTGTCTGGCCCAGATATTTCATATTCGGCTTTAGGAATTTCCTGGGACATATCTTGTCCTTTTAAAGTGGGAACTTTAACATCAATATTTGGAATCTTCATTTTTGGAAGCTCAAATTTGCCCTCTGTCTTTCCAGTCTCCATGACTGTTCCTTCATGGTCAATAATTGCTTTGCCTGATGGAGTTTCAGTATCAGGCACCGTAACATTAACACTCAGATCAGGAGCTTCTGCTTTAACCTTTGGAGCAGTAATTCCAAATTTAGGAAATTTGAATGTGGGAACTTTGAATTTGCTGGGAGATCCCTTGATGTCTGAATCTTTTTCACCTACATCTGGAGCCTTAATGTCCATCCCTGCCTCTTTGACTTCGATACTTCCTCCTGCAAGGGAGATGTCTCCCTTTGGAAGACTGATATCAATCTCAGGGGCCGTAGCATCTTGTTTTGAAAATCCAAACTTTGGAAATGACATCTTTGGTTTTATATCAACACCTTTAGAATCCACCTCTGGTATATCTACTGTCCCTTCCACTGATGGTCCCTCGACTTCAACACCAGGTAATTTTGCTTCAGCTGTCACCTGCGGCAGTGAGATATCAACATCTGGCTTTGACACAGTAATATCCATTGCAGGTCCCTTTGCTTTTGGAAGTGAAATTCCAAATTTTGGTAGCTTGAATTTACTTCCTTGTCCTTCTAGCTCAGTGCCTTTAACTTTCATGTCAATGTCTACCTCAGGAGCTTCTACATCCATACTGTAGCCTTTGATGTCTACTGCAGGTGGTTTTCCTGATACTGCTAGGTCTGCTTCTGGGAGTTTCACACCAACTGAGGTCACATCTGCACTGATATCTGGAACATTGATGTCAGCATCTGGTTTTGTTACAGCAATATCCACTGATGGTAAATTTACATTTCCTGAAATTTTGGGAGCTGTAATTTCAGGTTTGGAAATTCCAAATTTTGGAAGAGACATCTTtggttttttcagttttatatcAACACCTTTAGAATCCACCTCTGGTATATCTACTGTCCCTTCCACTGATGGTCCCTCGACTTCAACACCAGGTAATTTTGCTTCAGCTGTCACCTGCGGCAGTGAGATATCAACATCTGGCTTTGACACAGTAATATCCATTGCAGGCCCCTTTGCTTTTGGAAGTGAAATTCCAAATTTTGGTAGCTTGAATTTACTTCCTTGTCCTTCTAGCTCAGTGCCTTTAACTTTCATGTCAATGTCTACCTCAGGAGCTTCTACATCCATACTGTAGCCTTTGATGTCTACTGCAGGTGGTTTTCCTGATACTGCTAGGTCTGCTTCTGGGAGTTTCACACCAACTGAGGTCACATCTGCACTGATATCTGGAACATTGATGTCAGCATCTGGTTTTGTTACAGCAATATCCACTGATGGTAAATTGAGATTTCCTGAAATTTTGGGAGCTGTAATTTCTGGTTTGGAAAATCCAAATGAAGGGAATTTAATATGAGGCATCTTGAATCTTCCTTGGTCACCTGCCCCTGCCTCAATATCTGGAATTTTAGCTTGTCCATCAAGCGATGATCCCTCGACTTCAACACCAGGTAATTTAGCTTCAGCTGTCACCTGCGGCAGTGAGATATCTACATCTGGCTTTGACACAGTAATATCCATTGCAGGTCCCTTTGCTTTTGGAAGTGAAATTCCAAATTTTGGTAGCTTGAATTTACTTCCTTGTCCTTCTAGCTCAGTGCCTTTAACTTTCATGTCAATGTCTACCTCAGGAGCTTCTACATCCATACTGTAGCCTTTGATGTCTACTGCAGGTGGTTTTCCTGATACTGCTAGGTCTGCTTCTGGGAGTTTCACACCAACTGAGGTCACATCTGCACTGATATCTGGAACATTGATGTCAGCATCTGGTTTTGTTACAGCAATATCCACTGATGGTAAATTGAGATTTCCTGAAATTTTGGGTGCAGTAATTTCTGGTTTGGAAAATCCAAATTTTGGAAGAGACATCTTTGGTTTTTTCAGCTTAATATCAACACCTTTAGAATCCACCTCTGGTATATCTACTGTTCCGTCCACTGATGGTCCCTCGACTTCAACACCAGGTAATTTTGCTTCAGCTGTCACCTGCGGCAGTGAGATATCTACATCTGGCTTTGACACAGTAATATCCATTGCAGGCCTTTCTTTTGGAAGTGAAATTCCAATTTGGTAGCTTGAATTACTTCCTTGTCCTTCTAGCTCAGGCCTTTAACTTTCATGTCATGTCTACTCAGGACTTCTAATCCATACTGTAGCCTTTGATGTCTACTGCAGGTGGTTTTCCTGATACTGCTAGTCTGCTTCTGGGAGTTTCACACAACTGAGGTCACATCTCACTGATATCTGGAACATTGATGTCACATCTGTTTTGTTACAGCATATCCACTGATGGTAATTAATTCCTGAAATTTGGGGCTGTAATTTCTGGTTTGGAATCCAAATTTGAAAGAATCTTGTTTTCTTTATCCCTAATACTCTGGAATTACTGTCCTCAGTGTCCCTCGACTCAACACCAGGTATTTGCTTCGCTGCACCTGGGCAGTGAGATATCAATCTGGCTTGACACAGTAATATCCATTGCAGCCCTTTGCTTTGGAAGTGAAATTCCAATTTGGTAGCTGATTTACTCTTGTCCTTCAGCTCAGCCTTAACTTCAGTCATGTCTACTCAGACTTCTACATCCTCTGTACCTTTGTGTCACTGCAGGTGTTTTCCTGATACTGCTAGGTCGCTTCTGGGAGTTTCACCCAACTGAGTCACATCTGCACTGTTCTGGAACATGATGTCACATCTGGTTGTTACAGCAATATCCACTGATGTAAATTGATTTCCTGAAATTTTGGGAGCTGTATTCGGTTTGGAAAATCCAAATgaaggaatttgtttttgtttccactttGAATTTTAGCTTTGTCCCTTCAATGATG carries:
- the LOC135249415 gene encoding neuroblast differentiation-associated protein AHNAK-like, which codes for MDITVSKPDVDISLPQVTAEAKLPGVEVEGPSVDGTVDIPEVDSKGVDIKLKKPKMSLPKFGFSKPEITAPKISGNLNLPSVDIAVTKPDADINVPDISADVTSVGVKLPEADLAVSGKPPAVDIKGYSMDVEAPEVDIDMKVKGTELEGQGSKFKLPKFGISLPKAKGPAMDITVSKPDVDISLPQVTAEAKLPGVEVEGSSLDGQAKIPDIEAGAGDQGRFKMPHIKFPSFGFSKPEITAPKISGNLNLPSVDIAVTKPDADINVPDISADVTSVGVKLPEADLAVSGKPPAVDIKGYSMDVEAPEVDIDMKVKGTELEGQGSKFKLPKFGISLPKAKGPAMDITVSKPDVDISLPQVTAEAKLPGVEVEGPSVEGTVDIPEVDSKGVDIKLKKPKMSLPKFGISKPEITAPKISGNVNLPSVDIAVTKPDADINVPDISADVTSVGVKLPEADLAVSGKPPAVDIKGYSMDVEAPEVDIDMKVKGTELEGQGSKFKLPKFGISLPKAKGPAMDITVSKPDVDISLPQVTAEAKLPGVEVEGPSVEGTVDIPEVDSKGVDIKPKMSFPKFGFSKQDATAPEIDISLPKGDISLAGGSIEVKEAGMDIKAPDVGEKDSDIKGSPSKFKVPTFKFPKFGITAPKVKAEAPDLSVNVTVPDTETPSGKAIIDHEGTVMETGKTEGKFELPKMKIPNIDVKVPTLKGQDMSQEIPKAEYEISGPDTVKVDLKGSSLDGQAKIPDIEAGAGDQGRFKMPHIKFPSFGFSKPEITAPKISGNLNLPSVDIAVTKPDADINVSDISADVTTAGVKLPEADLAVSGKPPAVDMKDYSMDVQAPDVDIGTEGKSIELEGQGSRFKLPKFGITFQKAKGPAVDVSVSKPDVDISLPQVTAEAKLPGVEVEGPSVEATVDMPALDSKEVDVKLKKPKISLPKFGFSKPDIKAPEIDVSLPKQDICLAEGSMEVKGPEVDIKAADTSTEIKDKNMDIVGSPTKFKLPTIKFPKFGISAPKVTTESPDIKTDIKLPEMEASEKAKVDIGAPSVDIDGSSVELKKPKGQFEPSKIKMPDIDVSLPKGKDYIKTPDIDINLPEVDMSLPECKVDVKGSDVAIKTQDTEANVDAHIGGSPSKFKLPTFKMPKFGMTGSKVKTEIPEVTAESTEPALSGKVNVKHDGQGMDIEEPEGKFELPKVKMPDISFSLPKTKGIEINQEIPKPESNISVPETDTVLIEPKLELKGMHIDGQAEIPGIEAGVEERGKFKMPHIKMPSFGFSRHETTGSKISGDVHLPSVDIAITKPDTEINVPHISAGVTSVGGKHPEPELTMSGETPAANIKDYSVAVEGPEVDIDMKAKDTELEGQGSKFKLPKFGISFPKTKGPAVDISVSKPEVDISLPEVPAEAKLPGVEVEGPSVEGTVDIPEVDSKGVDTKVKKANISFSKFGFSKPEVQAPEPEVSLPEESLVVKGPEVDIKAPETQIEIKDKNKDIISSPTKFKLPTIKFPKFGVSGPKVLAEPSNAKTDITVPEFETSSGQLKVDIGATGFDMEKSSVDLDKTKGKTEMEIQGIDVSDIKAAEPEGQGSRFKLPKLGISFQKVKGPGVDISESKAEVDISSPGVTVEAQLPSVELEGPSIEGRVDVPEVESKEVDLKLKKPRISFPKFGFSKPDIKAPEIDVNLPKGDISLTEGSVEVKGPEVNIKAPDTQTELKDKNMDIIGSPTKFKLPTFKFPTFSVVAPKSKVEAQEVSADITVPEIKAPLVKAEVDVGAPVLETDVLSIEIEKSEGTGKLPKLKMTSIDMSLPKGQGSESKPEDEMSAVRTAGKTDVSELEATGTALEAKVDISDPEPPKPEVDIRGSPSKFKLPTFKMPKFGFSSAKVKTKDTDIDTGLKTPEVPFEGTTKEIQESIDDGTSNITETDKKTGDAEGQTKSSKFSLSNVFRGFDLEFHVPTLEEVEETLVSPREDVAHSGEIEQSTHTSAEKDSTIKYQSHTDPSQTQLSTSHGAEVSVQAPTITKEAEAKEQSKFKFRFPRLGFTESSEQGDKTESINMNVEEKEKSLEPQEEKEKEDMNEKEANTDKGSWFKFPKFGITSPSKTIKVPEKGTSQPTEGTDKNMEGDIEEGDVSLTSVRSSDAFADISSTVTSEQPGPLVVSPTKVKVKISEPTAIVGVSEVKVPTDIITSTARTELILLEPHLPEQVDTVTIPVSSEATLTSPDEKTQETEGDIHVVTSNIQATPSSEHAKVITKYETHSVQALSLQKMTVKVGSASWTVEGSGEWPGESSEENILVEKHMVKEKSGDDKEAVIITQRVRQIVGASSGEPILEDTAFAIKKLRDTMHSEKMKFFEDAETSTVTVSTHKIEKHGFDTSTEKK